A genomic segment from Streptomyces sp. NBC_01233 encodes:
- the ccrA gene encoding crotonyl-CoA carboxylase/reductase: MNDILDAILASDGTAADFGALPLPQSYRAVTVQKDETALFEGMDSLAKDPRKSLHVDEVPVPELGPGEALVAVMASSVNYNTVWSSIFEPVPTFAFLERYGRLSPQAKRHDLPYHVVGSDLAGVVLRTGVGVNAWKPGDHVVAHCLSVELESADGHGDTMMDPEQRIWGFETNFGGLAEIALVKSNQLMPKPDHLSWEEAAASGLVNSTAYRQLVSRNGAGMKQGDNVLIWGASGGLGSYATQFALAGGANPICVVSSPEKAAICRAMGAEAVIDRNAEGYKFWKDEHTQDPKEWKRFGKRIRELTGGEDIDIVFEHPGRETFGASVYVTRKGGTITTCASTSGYMHEYDNRYLWMSLKKIVGSHFANYREAWEANRLVAKGKIHPTLSKVYSLEETGQAAYDVHRNLHQGKVGVLALAPEEGLGVRDHEMRARHLDAINRFRNV, from the coding sequence GTGAACGACATTCTCGACGCGATCCTCGCGTCGGACGGCACGGCAGCCGACTTCGGTGCGCTGCCACTACCCCAGTCGTACCGGGCGGTGACCGTCCAAAAGGATGAGACCGCTCTCTTCGAAGGAATGGACAGCCTTGCAAAGGATCCGCGCAAGTCGCTGCATGTGGACGAGGTGCCGGTTCCGGAACTGGGGCCGGGTGAGGCCCTCGTTGCCGTGATGGCCAGCTCGGTGAACTACAACACCGTGTGGAGCTCGATCTTCGAGCCCGTCCCGACCTTCGCCTTCCTGGAGAGGTACGGCCGGCTCTCGCCACAGGCCAAACGGCACGACCTGCCCTACCACGTCGTCGGCTCGGACCTGGCAGGCGTCGTGCTGCGTACCGGCGTGGGCGTCAACGCCTGGAAACCGGGCGACCACGTCGTCGCGCATTGCCTGTCCGTCGAACTGGAGAGCGCCGACGGCCACGGCGACACCATGATGGACCCGGAGCAGCGCATCTGGGGCTTCGAGACGAACTTCGGCGGCCTGGCCGAGATCGCCCTGGTCAAGTCGAACCAGCTGATGCCGAAGCCGGACCACCTCAGCTGGGAGGAGGCCGCAGCCTCGGGGTTGGTCAACTCCACCGCGTACCGCCAGCTGGTCTCCCGCAACGGCGCCGGCATGAAGCAGGGCGACAACGTCCTGATCTGGGGCGCCAGCGGCGGCCTCGGCTCGTACGCCACCCAGTTCGCGCTCGCCGGCGGCGCCAACCCCATCTGCGTGGTCTCCAGCCCCGAGAAGGCGGCCATCTGCCGCGCCATGGGCGCCGAGGCGGTCATCGACCGCAACGCCGAGGGCTACAAGTTCTGGAAGGACGAGCACACCCAGGACCCCAAGGAGTGGAAGCGCTTCGGCAAGCGCATCCGCGAGCTGACCGGCGGCGAGGACATCGACATCGTCTTCGAGCACCCGGGCCGCGAGACCTTCGGCGCCTCGGTCTACGTCACCCGCAAGGGCGGCACCATCACCACCTGCGCCTCCACCTCGGGCTACATGCACGAGTACGACAACCGCTACCTGTGGATGTCGCTGAAGAAGATCGTCGGCTCGCACTTCGCGAACTACCGCGAGGCGTGGGAGGCCAACCGCCTGGTCGCCAAGGGCAAGATCCACCCCACCCTGTCGAAGGTCTACTCCCTGGAGGAGACCGGCCAGGCCGCCTACGACGTCCACCGCAACCTCCACCAGGGCAAGGTCGGCGTCCTCGCCCTCGCCCCCGAGGAGGGCCTCGGCGTCCGCGACCACGAGATGCGCGCCCGGCACCTCGACGCGATCAACCGCTTCCGCAACGTCTGA